From Pagrus major chromosome 18, Pma_NU_1.0, a single genomic window includes:
- the pcdhb gene encoding protocadherin alpha-C2: MAPRPTYNSTCRGLCLLILLSLISGALSVTRYSIAEEMERGSVVANLAADLGLDLGGLAQREVKLDIFQNKKYLDVNKKTGELYIVEKMDREYLCPKLTSCFLKLDVIIESPLRIFNIELGITDINDNAPHFRRDRVELDVSESATPGERFSLPNAVDPDVGVNTIKTYRLSTNEHFTIEIQTGSDGTQYVDLVLTKSLDREKTAVHNLILTAVDGGVPVRSGTANIIVRVQDTNDNPPRFDKQTYTVNMTENSPIGTLVMKLNATDLDEGVNSEIVYSFTLYTSEKTQDVFALNPNTGEITVKGTIDYEDMKFYEMHIEARDKGTHPLLGQCKVVVHVTDMNDNYPEITIQSVKNTVDENIRVGSVIALVGISDRDTGDNGNVSLSINDRLPFILNKSSDRPTHYNLIVSEPLDRESVAEYDITLIVTDAGTPTLSDNETIHLHLLDVNDNAPQFPQSFYTIRVMENNAPGALLSSLTAFDPDLHENQYLVYFILEKEIVNTSMSMLFSINPENGNLYALKTFDYEIEKEFLFHIEARDSGSPPLSSNVTVHIIIVDQNDNAPVIVSPWRAHGSVVEEKIPRSTDKGSLVSKVIALDTDSVHNSRITYQFLQVTDATLFSLDQYNGEIRTMRMFSYRDPRHQRLVVIAKDNGEPALSATVTIKLSTVETAVKAYSDMTEVPLEYDIFSDLNLYLVIGLGSVSFLLLITILVTIVLKCQTPKPSKAAPPCRNSLLSERNSTIADSTLVSNDAYWYSLFLAETRKGKMVVRQPVPKGSRYIVSSIPRGTGLTDTSDSAASTLQVRD; the protein is encoded by the coding sequence GCGCTTTGTCTGTGACACGGTACTCCATAGCcgaggagatggagaggggcTCTGTTGTGGCTAATCTCGCTGCGGATTTGGGACTTGATCTTGGAGGTTTGGCACAACGAGAGGTAAAACTTGatattttccaaaacaaaaaatatctaGATGTCAATAAAAAGACAGGAGAGCTGTATATCGTGGAAAAGATGGACAGGGAATATCTTTGTCCGAAATTAACCTCCTGTTTCCTAAAGCTTGATGTTATCATAGAAAGCCCCTTACGTATCTTCAACATTGAACTCGGAATAACGGACATAAATGATAACGCTCCACATTTTCGACGAGACAGAGTAGAGCTAGACGTTTCAGAATCGGCTACACCGGGAGAGAGATTCTCCCTGCCTAATGCTGTGGATCCAGATGTTGGCGTTAATACAATTAAAACATACAGACTCAGTACCAATGAACATTTCACCATCGAAATTCAGACGGGCAGTGATGGAACTCAATATGTTGATTTGGTGCTGACCAAATCTTTGGACAGAGAGAAGACTGCTGTTCATAATTTAATACTGACTGCTGTGGACGGCGGGGTCCCTGTGCGCTCCGGCACTGCAAATATTATTGTAAGAGTACAGGACACAAACGATAATCCTCCTCGGTTTGACAAGCAGACCTACACGGTTAATATGACAGAAAATTCCCCTATCGGAACCTTAGTGATGAAGCTTAACGCGACAGATCTTGACGAAGGTGTGAATTCAGAGATAGTGTACTCATTCACCCTTTACACgtcagaaaaaacacaagatgtttTTGCATTGAATCCTAACACAGGGGAGATAACAGTGAAAGGGACTATTGACTATGAAGATATGAAATTTTATGAGATGCACATTGAGGCCAGAGACAAAGGGACACATCCCTTACTGGGACAATGTAAAGTGGTTGTCCACGTGACAGATATGAATGACAATTATCCTGAAATTACAATACAGTCTGTTAAAAACACAGTGGACGAGAACATCCGAGTAGGAAGTGTCATTGCTCTGGTAGGCATAAGTGACAGAGACACTGGCGATAATGGAAACGTGAGTTTATCCATAAATGACAGACTGCCATTTATTCTTAATAAGTCATCAGACAGACCCACGCATTACAATCTCATAGTCTCTGAACCCTTGGATCGTGAATCAGTAGCTGAATATGACATCACACTGATTGTAACAGATGCAGGGACGCCGACTTTATCTGACAATGAAACAATACATCTGCATCTATTGGATGTTAATGACAACGCGCCACAGTTCCCTCAGTCATTTTACACTATACGTGTCATGGAGAATAACGCACCTGGGGCCCTGCTCAGCTCACTCACTGCGTTTGACCCTGACCTCCATGAAAACCAGTATCTAGTTTATTTCATCCTAGAGAAGGAGATAGTCAACACCTCCATGTCCATGCTGTTCTCCATCAATCCAGAGAACGGGAATCTTTACGCACTGAAAACTTTTGACTATGAGATCGAGAAGGAGTTTCTTTTCCACATCGAGGCCAGAGACTctggctctcctcctctcagcagtAACGTCACCGTCCACATCATTATTGTGGACCAGAACGACAACGCTCCGGTCATTGTGTCTCCGTGGCGCGCACACGGCTCTGTGGTGGAGGAAAAGATCCCCAGATCCACCGATAAAGGCTCTCTGGTGTCCAAGGTGATAGCCTTAGATACCGACTCGGTGCACAACTCTCGGATTACCTACCAGTTTCTACAGGTGACTGACGCCACCTTGTTCAGTCTGGACCAATACAACGGAGAGATCCGGACTATGAGGATGTTCAGTTACAGAGATCCGCGCCACCAGAGACTGGTTGTTATTGCCAAGGACAACGGGGAGCCTGCTCTCTCTGCTACAGTCACCATCAAGCTGTCCACAGTGGAGACTGCTGTTAAGGCCTACTCTGACATGACTGAGGTGCCTCTAGAATACGACATCTTCTCAGACCTCAACCTGTATTTGGTCATCGGTCTGGGCTCGGTGTCTTTTCTCCTGCTCATCACCATATTGGTCACCATCGTGCTTAAGTGTCAGACACCCAAGCCCAGCAAAGCGGCTCCTCCCTGCAGGAACAGTTTGCTCAGTGAGAGGAACTCCACCATCGCAGACTCCACTCTGGTGTCCAACGATGCCTACTGGTACAGTCTGTTTCTAGCAGAGACCAGGAAAGGGAAGATGGTGGTCAGACAGCCTGTGCCAAAGGGCTCCAGATACATCGTGTCCAGTATACCGAGAGGCACAGGGCTGACAGACACTAGTGACTCAGCAGCTTCTACTCTGCAGGTGAGAGACTAA